The Amycolatopsis viridis genome window below encodes:
- a CDS encoding FAD-dependent monooxygenase: MNAQILIAGAGIGGLTTAYWLARHGFRPTVVERAPGPRPGGNGVDVREQAIDVVDRMGILTRIRAAAADVRSMKFVDARNRAVARLDVAGATEPEIMRGDLVALLRDVTEGVEYVFGDGVRDLTQDADGVTVAFEHGPDRRFDLVIGADGLHSTVRRLAFGPEADHVTHGGHYFAFANADASLGEDRCVTMFNRPGHMAGLYRSGNHLQAKAYFIFRSAPIAYDHRDVAAHKRLVHAAFAHETGWRVQELLAAALGDPDFYFDAVSQVRMDSWSAGRVTLVGDAAWCASPASGAGAELALVGAYRLAGELVAASGDHRIAFPRYQDSHRALVLKRQQIGPNVRLMVPGTRTGIAVRNAVARLPLLRAAAAVERRYRTQAPTLPEYTPGV; this comes from the coding sequence ATGAACGCGCAGATCCTCATCGCCGGGGCCGGCATCGGCGGCCTGACTACCGCGTACTGGCTGGCGCGGCACGGTTTCCGGCCGACGGTCGTCGAACGCGCGCCCGGCCCGCGGCCCGGCGGCAACGGCGTGGACGTCCGGGAACAGGCGATCGACGTCGTGGACCGGATGGGCATCCTGACGCGGATCCGTGCGGCCGCCGCAGACGTGCGCAGCATGAAGTTCGTCGACGCCCGCAACCGCGCCGTCGCACGGCTGGATGTCGCGGGCGCGACCGAGCCCGAGATCATGCGAGGCGATCTTGTCGCGCTGCTGCGCGATGTCACCGAAGGCGTCGAGTATGTCTTCGGCGACGGTGTGCGGGATCTGACGCAGGACGCCGACGGCGTGACCGTCGCCTTCGAGCACGGGCCCGACCGGCGGTTCGACCTGGTGATCGGAGCGGACGGCCTGCACTCCACGGTGCGGCGACTGGCGTTCGGCCCGGAGGCCGACCACGTCACGCACGGCGGCCACTACTTCGCGTTCGCGAACGCCGACGCGTCGCTGGGTGAGGACCGGTGCGTCACCATGTTCAACCGGCCGGGCCACATGGCGGGCCTCTACCGCTCGGGCAACCACCTCCAGGCCAAGGCATACTTCATCTTCCGTTCCGCGCCCATCGCCTACGACCACCGCGACGTAGCCGCGCACAAGCGGCTGGTCCACGCCGCGTTCGCGCACGAGACCGGCTGGCGTGTCCAGGAACTGCTCGCGGCGGCGCTCGGCGATCCCGACTTCTACTTCGACGCCGTCAGTCAAGTGCGCATGGACTCCTGGTCGGCCGGGCGAGTGACCCTCGTCGGCGACGCCGCGTGGTGTGCCTCCCCCGCCTCCGGAGCCGGCGCCGAACTGGCCCTCGTCGGGGCGTACCGGCTCGCCGGGGAACTGGTCGCCGCGTCCGGCGACCATCGGATCGCCTTCCCGCGCTATCAGGACAGCCATCGCGCACTAGTCCTGAAGCGGCAACAGATCGGGCCGAACGTGCGCCTCATGGTGCCCGGAACGCGGACTGGCATCGCCGTGCGCAACGCGGTCGCCCGGCTGCCGCTGCTGCGCGCGGCGGCTGCGGTCGAGCGGCGCTACCGGACGCAGGCGCCCACCCTCCCCGAGTACACCCCTGGCGTCTGA
- a CDS encoding MBL fold metallo-hydrolase, whose product MCMSGHAGEDAGERGTLGRRGLLTALGGAGLALGLAAASGGPLAAAAPPGPAPRKAHLEVVLLGTQAGPPPKPDRAGISTALLVDGSIYLIDCGRSSLTQFMRAGLDLTAIRSIFLTHLHIDHIADYYNYVALGGAPVSGGLGSTGPVGVYGPGSAGGLPPKFGGGTAPVVSPPDPVPGTRALTQQWTNAVAYSSNLFIRDSGITDPTTLLDVHEIALPDVGASFTNTAPAMRPFPVMSDDKVKVTAILVPHGPVFPSFAFRFDTAYGSVTFSGDTTRSPNLLALAENTDLLVHEAINLEGAQLPPALRNHMLESHVEVQSVGSIAEAAHAKRLVLSHLVDFAHDSIDVPRWRRWAQNGYTGPVAVGTDLQRIAIG is encoded by the coding sequence ATGTGCATGTCGGGTCACGCCGGCGAGGACGCAGGTGAACGCGGCACGCTCGGCCGGCGCGGGCTGCTGACGGCGCTGGGCGGCGCGGGCCTGGCCCTGGGGCTGGCGGCCGCGAGCGGCGGACCGCTCGCGGCCGCCGCGCCGCCGGGTCCGGCCCCGCGAAAAGCGCACCTCGAGGTGGTGCTGCTCGGGACCCAGGCCGGACCACCGCCGAAACCGGACCGGGCCGGCATATCCACCGCCTTGCTGGTGGACGGGAGCATCTACCTGATCGACTGCGGGCGGTCCTCGCTGACCCAGTTCATGCGGGCCGGCCTCGACCTCACCGCGATCCGGTCGATCTTCCTGACCCACCTGCACATCGACCACATCGCCGACTACTACAACTACGTCGCGCTGGGCGGCGCGCCGGTCAGCGGCGGGCTCGGCAGCACCGGGCCGGTCGGCGTGTACGGGCCCGGTTCCGCGGGCGGGCTGCCGCCCAAATTCGGCGGCGGTACCGCGCCGGTGGTGTCACCGCCGGATCCGGTTCCGGGCACCCGCGCGCTGACCCAGCAGTGGACGAACGCTGTCGCCTACTCCAGCAACCTGTTCATCCGCGACTCCGGCATCACCGATCCGACCACCCTGCTCGACGTCCACGAGATCGCGCTGCCCGACGTGGGAGCGAGCTTCACCAACACCGCCCCGGCGATGCGGCCGTTCCCGGTGATGAGCGACGACAAGGTCAAAGTGACCGCCATCCTCGTGCCACACGGTCCGGTGTTCCCCTCGTTCGCGTTCCGCTTCGACACCGCCTACGGATCGGTGACGTTCTCCGGCGACACCACCCGCAGCCCCAACCTCCTCGCCCTCGCCGAGAACACCGACCTGCTCGTGCACGAAGCGATCAACCTGGAGGGCGCCCAGCTCCCGCCCGCGCTGCGGAACCACATGCTGGAGTCGCACGTCGAGGTCCAGTCGGTGGGCTCCATCGCCGAGGCCGCGCACGCCAAACGGCTGGTCCTCAGCCACCTGGTCGACTTCGCGCACGATTCGATCGACGTGCCCCGGTGGCGGCGCTGGGCGCAGAACGGCTACACCGGCCCGGTCGCGGTCGGCACCGACCTGCAGCGGATCGCCATCGGGTGA
- a CDS encoding TetR/AcrR family transcriptional regulator — MPAHGRRADAVRNRQIALDAATALLGEPGTALTVEAIAKRAGLGAATVVRAFGGKDALLDAAVAELLRPVVQRAKDLSGASQPDRALRTFLAELMDFQSAYHGISTELRGLNVPATTALRAELEGVVRAMVARAQRAGVIRTDLEPDVLTDLIGQTAFAIARFDGDLAGAYLTVLMDGLCPSTR, encoded by the coding sequence GTGCCTGCTCATGGACGCCGAGCGGACGCCGTCCGCAACCGGCAGATCGCCCTCGATGCGGCCACCGCGTTACTCGGCGAACCCGGAACGGCGCTGACGGTCGAGGCCATCGCCAAACGCGCTGGACTCGGCGCGGCCACGGTCGTGCGCGCCTTCGGCGGAAAGGACGCCCTGCTCGACGCTGCCGTCGCGGAGCTGCTGCGGCCCGTGGTGCAGCGGGCCAAGGACCTGTCCGGCGCGTCTCAACCCGATCGCGCGTTGCGGACGTTCTTAGCCGAGCTGATGGACTTCCAGTCGGCGTACCACGGGATCAGCACCGAGCTGCGCGGCCTGAACGTGCCCGCGACAACGGCGCTGCGCGCGGAGCTGGAAGGCGTGGTGCGCGCGATGGTCGCCAGGGCGCAGCGCGCCGGGGTGATCCGCACGGACCTGGAGCCGGACGTGCTGACCGATCTCATCGGACAGACGGCGTTCGCGATCGCGCGCTTCGACGGCGATCTGGCCGGCGCCTACCTCACCGTTCTGATGGACGGCCTGTGCCCGTCCACGCGTTGA
- a CDS encoding GNAT family N-acetyltransferase, with the protein MNNRERHNASSGKWPIKKDCATGPVCDAGPVSEAISYAWRDPITDDEMVDLVRSHGGNAVAGWWSRIQQHSLGWVGARDGEGLLVGFVNVAWDGGDHAFLIDTKTRGSHQHRGIGTAVVRLAAAQARAAGCEWLHVDFEPELRRFYFDACGFRTTDAGLIHLVAGR; encoded by the coding sequence ATGAACAACCGTGAGCGGCACAACGCGTCGTCCGGGAAATGGCCGATCAAAAAGGATTGCGCGACGGGGCCGGTCTGCGATGCTGGCCCGGTGAGCGAAGCGATCTCCTACGCCTGGCGGGACCCCATCACCGACGACGAAATGGTCGATCTCGTCCGATCGCACGGCGGCAACGCCGTGGCCGGCTGGTGGAGCCGGATCCAGCAGCACAGCCTGGGCTGGGTGGGCGCCCGTGATGGCGAAGGGCTCCTGGTCGGCTTCGTGAACGTGGCCTGGGACGGTGGCGACCACGCGTTCCTGATCGACACGAAGACCCGCGGCTCGCACCAGCACCGCGGGATCGGAACGGCGGTCGTCCGGCTGGCGGCGGCGCAGGCACGTGCGGCGGGCTGTGAGTGGCTGCACGTCGACTTCGAGCCGGAACTGCGACGCTTCTACTTCGACGCGTGCGGCTTCCGCACCACTGATGCCGGGCTGATCCACCTGGTGGCAGGGCGCTGA
- a CDS encoding alpha/beta fold hydrolase: protein MASRYVQTRDWKIHYHEAGEGHPLVLLHGGGPGATGWSNYAPNIDALSRRFRVIAPDMPGWGDSDGADFGTLDHVEAACQLLDALGIGKAAFVGNSMGGHTSLRLAVERPERVSHLITMGPPIQMKPFLFGAGGGPTEGLKIMFETYSDASPEGMRRLVEIMVYDKARFATPELCQERSDAALARPEHLRAVAAAVPKAPIPIWLDLAAVSRITAPSLLIHGRDDRVVSFESTLFLAANIPDSRAVLINRCGHWAQLEHADEFNRLVTDFVLHH, encoded by the coding sequence ATGGCTTCCCGGTACGTGCAGACGCGTGACTGGAAGATCCACTACCACGAAGCCGGCGAGGGGCACCCGCTCGTCCTGCTGCACGGTGGCGGCCCCGGTGCGACCGGCTGGAGCAACTACGCGCCGAACATCGATGCGCTGTCGCGGCGTTTCCGGGTGATCGCCCCGGACATGCCGGGCTGGGGCGACTCCGACGGCGCGGACTTCGGCACGCTCGATCACGTCGAGGCCGCCTGCCAGCTCCTGGACGCACTCGGCATCGGCAAGGCCGCGTTCGTCGGCAACTCGATGGGCGGGCACACCTCGTTGCGCCTTGCCGTCGAGCGTCCCGAGCGGGTCTCGCACCTCATCACGATGGGGCCGCCGATCCAGATGAAGCCGTTCCTGTTCGGCGCGGGCGGCGGGCCGACCGAGGGCCTGAAGATCATGTTCGAGACGTACTCCGACGCATCGCCGGAGGGCATGCGCCGGCTGGTCGAAATCATGGTCTACGACAAGGCCCGGTTTGCGACGCCCGAGCTGTGCCAGGAGCGTTCGGACGCGGCACTCGCACGGCCCGAGCACCTGCGTGCCGTCGCCGCCGCCGTGCCGAAGGCGCCGATCCCGATCTGGCTCGATCTCGCGGCGGTCTCCCGGATCACCGCGCCGTCGCTGCTGATCCACGGCCGCGACGACCGTGTGGTGTCGTTCGAATCGACGCTGTTCCTGGCGGCGAACATCCCGGACTCGCGGGCGGTCCTGATCAACCGGTGCGGGCACTGGGCCCAGCTGGAACACGCGGACGAATTCAACCGCCTGGTGACGGATTTCGTTCTGCACCACTGA
- a CDS encoding carboxymuconolactone decarboxylase family protein, which produces MTKAETRQDRFERGMQVLDEVDGEAGQRVIDSLAAISPELGHHVVAWGFGEVYSRQELSPRDRQLVTLGMLTALGGCEAQLDVHINAALNVGLTPVEIVEALLHSSVYCGFPKAVNATFVAKKVFGERGLLPVYGDER; this is translated from the coding sequence ATGACGAAGGCAGAGACCAGGCAGGACCGGTTCGAGCGCGGTATGCAGGTGCTGGACGAGGTGGATGGCGAGGCAGGCCAACGGGTTATCGACTCACTCGCCGCGATTTCGCCGGAGCTGGGCCATCACGTGGTGGCGTGGGGCTTCGGGGAAGTCTATTCGCGACAGGAACTGTCGCCGCGGGACCGCCAGTTGGTCACGCTGGGCATGCTGACCGCGCTCGGCGGGTGTGAGGCGCAGTTGGACGTGCACATCAACGCCGCGCTGAACGTGGGGCTGACGCCGGTGGAGATCGTGGAGGCGCTGCTGCACTCGTCGGTGTACTGCGGATTCCCGAAGGCGGTGAACGCGACCTTCGTGGCGAAGAAGGTGTTCGGCGAACGCGGCCTGCTGCCGGTGTACGGCGACGAGAGGTGA